A single genomic interval of Streptomyces sp. NBC_00663 harbors:
- a CDS encoding TetR/AcrR family transcriptional regulator — MSTPRRTPAPPRERILTAAMEMIADRGLEKLTMAALGREVGMSSGHLLYYFRSKDELLLQTLEWSEGRLGAERGRLLARVGPARERLDAYVDLYVPDGHRDPHWTLWLEVWNRSQNAADDARDRQAAIEGAWHRDLVALLAEGVSRGEFRPVDPDRFAARLRALLDGFSIHVAIGLRGTDRTQILGHVREFLDEGLLADA, encoded by the coding sequence ATGAGCACCCCCCGCCGCACCCCCGCCCCGCCGCGCGAGCGCATCCTCACGGCCGCCATGGAGATGATCGCCGACCGCGGTCTGGAGAAGCTCACCATGGCCGCCCTCGGGCGTGAGGTCGGCATGAGCAGTGGTCATCTTCTGTACTACTTCCGCTCCAAGGACGAACTGCTGCTCCAGACCCTGGAGTGGAGCGAGGGACGGCTCGGCGCCGAGCGCGGGCGGCTGCTGGCCCGGGTCGGGCCCGCGCGGGAACGGCTCGATGCGTATGTCGACCTGTACGTCCCCGACGGTCACCGTGACCCCCACTGGACCCTGTGGCTGGAGGTCTGGAACCGCTCGCAGAACGCCGCCGACGACGCCCGCGACCGGCAGGCCGCCATCGAGGGCGCCTGGCACCGTGACCTGGTGGCCCTGCTGGCCGAGGGGGTGTCGCGGGGGGAGTTCCGGCCGGTGGACCCGGACCGCTTCGCGGCCCGGCTGCGCGCGCTGCTGGACGGCTTCTCCATCCATGTGGCGATCGGCCTCCGCGGCACCGACCGGACGCAGATTCTCGGCCACGTACGGGAGTTCCTGGACGAGGGTCTCCTCGCGGACGCCTGA
- a CDS encoding agmatine deiminase family protein, translating to MTDFRMPAEWEPHERTWMAWPGPNPTFTDDEELAEARAAWAAVARAVRCFEPVTMVHAPGQGDSARELLGPDVELVERELDDAWMRDIGPTFVKDRAGQLAAVDWVFNGWGGQDWARWEHDAKIAGQVADLVGVPSYASTLVNEGGAIHVDGEGTVLLTDTVQLGAGRNPGWTREQVEAEIHARLGTTKAIWLPHGLAGDYGTYGTQGHVDIVAAFARPGVVVVHSQRDPAHPDHARSLEYVEILRGQTDARGRRLEVVEIPAPTVLTDEDGDWVDYSYINHYLCNGGVVLCGFDDPNDELAAGIFRRLFPERTVTLVDARTIFAGGGGIHCITQQQPRAGVR from the coding sequence ATGACCGACTTCCGTATGCCCGCCGAATGGGAACCGCACGAGCGCACCTGGATGGCCTGGCCCGGACCCAATCCGACGTTCACCGACGACGAGGAGCTGGCCGAGGCCCGCGCCGCCTGGGCGGCGGTGGCCCGTGCGGTGCGCTGCTTCGAGCCGGTGACCATGGTGCACGCGCCGGGGCAGGGTGACTCCGCCCGTGAACTGCTCGGACCGGACGTCGAGTTGGTGGAGCGTGAGCTGGACGACGCGTGGATGCGGGACATCGGCCCGACCTTCGTGAAGGACCGGGCGGGGCAACTCGCCGCCGTGGACTGGGTGTTCAACGGCTGGGGCGGACAGGACTGGGCCCGCTGGGAGCACGACGCGAAGATCGCCGGGCAGGTCGCCGACCTCGTGGGCGTCCCGTCGTACGCCTCGACGCTCGTCAACGAGGGCGGCGCGATCCACGTGGACGGCGAGGGCACGGTCCTGCTCACCGACACCGTCCAGCTCGGCGCGGGCCGCAACCCCGGCTGGACCCGCGAGCAGGTCGAGGCGGAGATCCACGCCCGGCTCGGCACCACCAAGGCCATCTGGCTCCCGCACGGCCTCGCCGGCGACTACGGCACGTACGGCACCCAGGGCCACGTCGACATCGTCGCGGCCTTCGCGCGGCCGGGCGTCGTGGTCGTCCACAGCCAGCGCGACCCGGCCCACCCCGACCACGCCCGCTCCCTGGAGTACGTCGAGATCCTGCGCGGTCAGACCGACGCGCGGGGGCGTCGTCTGGAGGTCGTCGAGATCCCCGCCCCCACGGTCCTGACCGACGAGGACGGCGACTGGGTCGATTACTCCTACATCAACCACTACCTCTGCAACGGCGGTGTGGTCCTCTGCGGCTTCGACGACCCGAACGACGAACTCGCGGCCGGGATCTTCCGCCGCCTCTTCCCCGAGCGGACGGTCACCCTCGTCGACGCCCGCACGATCTTCGCGGGCGGCGGCGGCATCCACTGCATCACCCAGCAGCAGCCGAGGGCGGGCGTCAGGTAG
- a CDS encoding urease subunit alpha — protein MSRPGGHPAEARRLTPYEYAATHGPRAGDCVRLGDSGLTIRVAADSQRYGDEFLAGFGKTARDGLHLKAAAVRETCDVVISNVVVIDAVLGIRKVSIGIREGRICAIGRAGNPDTLDGVDVVVGTGTSIVSGEGLIATAGAVDTHVHLLSPRIMEASLASGVTTVIGQEFGPVWGVGVNSPWALRHAFNAFDAWPVNIGFLGRGSSSHDAPLVEALAEGGASGFKVHEDMGAHTRALDTALRVAEEHDVQVALHSDGLNECLSVEDTLKVLDGRTIHAFHIEGCGGGHVPNVLKMAGVPNVIGSSTNPTLPFGRDAVAEHYGMIVSVHDLKTDLPGDAAMARDRIRAGTMGAEDVLHDLGAIGITSSDAQGMGRAGETVRRTFAMAGKMKAELGAGNDDHDNERVLRYLAKLTINPAIAHGLSHEVGSIEVGKLADIVLWRPEYFGAKPQLVLKSGFPAYGVVGDPNAATDTCEPLVLGPQFGSYGATPADLSVAFVAQAAVDQGNDSMPTRRRRVAVRGTRGIGPADLRLNSRTGQVEVDQRTGLVTLDGEPLRSDAADSVSLNRLYFL, from the coding sequence ATGAGCCGCCCCGGAGGGCATCCCGCCGAGGCCCGGCGCCTCACCCCGTACGAGTACGCCGCCACCCACGGCCCGCGCGCCGGCGACTGCGTCCGCCTCGGTGACTCCGGGCTGACGATCCGCGTCGCGGCCGACTCCCAGCGGTACGGCGACGAGTTCCTCGCCGGCTTCGGCAAGACCGCCCGTGACGGACTGCACCTCAAGGCCGCCGCCGTCCGCGAGACCTGTGACGTGGTGATCAGCAACGTCGTCGTGATCGACGCGGTGCTCGGGATCCGCAAGGTGTCCATCGGCATCCGCGAGGGACGGATCTGCGCCATCGGGCGGGCCGGGAACCCCGACACCCTCGACGGCGTGGACGTCGTCGTCGGCACCGGCACGTCCATCGTGTCCGGCGAGGGGCTCATCGCCACCGCCGGGGCCGTCGACACCCATGTGCATCTGCTGTCGCCGCGGATCATGGAGGCCTCGCTGGCCTCCGGGGTGACCACGGTCATCGGGCAGGAGTTCGGGCCGGTGTGGGGCGTCGGGGTGAACTCGCCCTGGGCGCTGCGGCACGCGTTCAACGCCTTCGACGCCTGGCCCGTCAACATCGGCTTCCTGGGCCGGGGTTCGTCGTCCCATGACGCGCCCCTCGTCGAGGCGCTGGCCGAGGGCGGGGCGAGCGGCTTCAAGGTGCACGAGGACATGGGCGCCCATACCCGGGCGTTGGACACGGCGCTGCGCGTGGCCGAGGAGCATGACGTCCAAGTCGCCCTGCACAGCGATGGGTTGAACGAGTGCCTGTCGGTGGAGGACACCCTGAAGGTGCTGGACGGCCGCACCATCCACGCCTTCCACATCGAGGGCTGCGGCGGCGGACACGTCCCGAACGTTTTGAAGATGGCGGGCGTGCCGAACGTCATCGGCTCCTCCACCAACCCCACCCTGCCCTTCGGCCGGGACGCGGTCGCCGAGCACTACGGCATGATCGTCTCCGTCCACGACCTGAAGACCGACCTGCCCGGCGACGCCGCCATGGCCCGCGACCGCATCCGCGCCGGGACCATGGGCGCCGAGGACGTGCTGCACGACCTGGGCGCGATCGGCATCACCTCCTCCGACGCGCAGGGCATGGGGCGGGCCGGCGAGACCGTCCGCCGTACCTTCGCCATGGCCGGGAAGATGAAGGCCGAACTCGGCGCCGGGAACGACGACCACGACAACGAGCGCGTCCTGCGCTACCTGGCCAAGCTGACCATCAACCCGGCCATCGCCCACGGGCTCTCGCACGAGGTCGGGTCCATCGAGGTCGGCAAGCTGGCGGACATCGTGCTGTGGCGCCCGGAGTACTTCGGGGCCAAGCCGCAGCTGGTGCTGAAGTCCGGGTTCCCGGCGTACGGCGTGGTCGGCGACCCCAACGCGGCCACCGACACCTGCGAACCCCTCGTCCTGGGACCGCAGTTCGGGTCGTACGGCGCCACCCCCGCCGACCTCTCCGTCGCGTTCGTCGCGCAGGCCGCCGTCGACCAGGGCAACGACTCGATGCCGACCCGCCGCCGCAGGGTCGCCGTCCGCGGCACCCGCGGCATCGGACCGGCCGACCTGCGCCTCAACTCCCGTACCGGACAGGTGGAGGTGGACCAGCGCACCGGGCTGGTCACCCTCGACGGTGAGCCGCTGCGCTCGGACGCGGCCGACTCCGTCTCCCTCAACCGCCTTTACTTCCTCTAG
- a CDS encoding TolB family protein, whose translation MRLAHRTTLSAARRTTLSAAVVAALAVAALPAEAGPNTTQRTERASVSTHGRQADGPSGRPVLSADGRYVAFVSTATDLVPGDTNGVADAFVHDLRTGRTERVGQGPATGVALSGDGRRVVVATAAALTKDDDNGLDDIYLVDRRTHRTERVSHGHPDVPPRYLLNHSPAISADGRVVAYTTSTPDAAPGDTNGRDDVIVHDLRTGRDELVQYRTDGTLGEADSLGAALSADGRYVAFESADQLDPAHDYTHARNVYVRDRVEQTTEQISRPAKYVYKEGSFDSSLSADARVFAFASNVRSLVPDDTNKVTDVFAFDRASQTTVRVSTAADGTQGDGASAGAYLSGDGRRVAFVSTATNLVPGDTNGVADVFVKDLRTGAIQRVGTAADGTQPDGPATGGTALSGHRVAYASDATNLVPDDTNGVTDIFARRLH comes from the coding sequence ATGAGACTCGCACACCGTACGACTCTGAGCGCCGCCCGCCGTACGACTCTGAGCGCCGCCGTCGTGGCCGCGCTCGCCGTGGCCGCCCTACCGGCCGAGGCCGGCCCGAACACCACGCAGCGCACCGAACGGGCCAGCGTGAGCACCCACGGCCGGCAGGCCGACGGTCCCTCGGGCCGCCCGGTGCTCAGCGCGGACGGCCGGTACGTCGCCTTCGTCTCGACCGCCACCGACCTGGTCCCGGGGGACACCAACGGCGTCGCCGACGCCTTCGTCCACGACCTGCGCACCGGCCGCACCGAGCGGGTGGGCCAGGGCCCGGCGACGGGCGTGGCGCTCAGCGGCGACGGCCGGCGCGTCGTCGTCGCCACCGCCGCCGCGCTCACCAAGGACGACGACAACGGCCTCGACGACATCTACCTCGTCGACCGCCGCACCCACCGCACCGAGCGCGTCAGCCACGGCCACCCGGACGTGCCACCGCGCTATCTGCTCAACCACTCGCCCGCCATCAGCGCGGACGGCCGGGTCGTCGCGTACACCACATCGACCCCGGACGCCGCGCCCGGCGACACCAACGGACGGGACGACGTGATCGTCCACGACCTGCGCACGGGCAGGGACGAGCTGGTCCAGTACCGCACCGACGGCACGCTCGGCGAGGCCGACTCCCTCGGGGCGGCCCTCAGCGCCGACGGCCGGTACGTGGCCTTCGAGTCGGCCGACCAGCTGGACCCGGCCCACGACTACACCCACGCCCGCAACGTCTATGTGCGCGACCGGGTCGAGCAGACGACGGAACAGATCAGCCGGCCCGCCAAGTACGTCTACAAGGAAGGGTCGTTCGACTCGTCGCTCAGCGCCGACGCCCGCGTGTTCGCCTTCGCCTCCAACGTCCGCTCCCTGGTGCCCGACGACACCAACAAGGTCACCGACGTCTTCGCCTTCGACCGCGCGTCACAGACCACCGTGCGCGTCAGCACCGCGGCCGACGGCACGCAGGGCGACGGCGCCAGCGCCGGGGCGTACCTGAGCGGTGACGGTCGCCGGGTCGCCTTCGTGTCGACGGCGACGAACCTGGTGCCCGGGGACACCAACGGCGTCGCCGACGTCTTCGTCAAGGACCTGCGGACCGGCGCGATCCAGCGGGTCGGCACGGCCGCCGACGGCACCCAGCCGGACGGCCCGGCGACAGGCGGCACGGCGCTGAGCGGCCACCGGGTCGCCTACGCGTCGGACGCCACGAACCTCGTACCGGACGACACCAACGGGGTGACGGACATCTTCGCCCGCCGCCTGCACTGA
- a CDS encoding TolB family protein: MSVVLRGTSVALLAGAMVLPAVQGAGAAPAGEGTRRVSVTGTGDQVAGDSRTPSISGDGRFVVFESDADGLVPGDTDQSTDVFLRDLRKGTLRQVSVRDDGGPYTLAHDAKISADGRYVVFQGGTGSAEAGDWFSGVFLWDRVKDRTEVVSLTDDGKPAYSTDPVISRDGRYIAFVSSLADHGDTGTRMWAGVYVRDREAGTTRLVSVTEPPPTDDAHTWIIGAPTLSADGGRVAYTMSQARPGPHGAAYTWDRRTGVKERFDRPDQRTGRPTFSGDGRYAVFSSAAPDLVPGDTNGLEDIFVRDMKKGTVERISVGATGEQLDARSYQPVISEDGRRVAFVSGATNLVAGDTAHGPLFSRDLRTGRTQRVTVAEGGGESDHQGWPSTAVSRNGKAVAFDSWASNLVPGDTNDNRDVFVRRLH; encoded by the coding sequence ATGTCAGTTGTCTTACGGGGGACGTCTGTAGCGCTGCTCGCGGGGGCGATGGTGCTGCCGGCGGTGCAAGGGGCCGGTGCGGCGCCCGCCGGAGAGGGGACCCGGCGGGTCAGCGTGACCGGTACCGGTGACCAGGTGGCCGGGGACTCGCGGACCCCGTCGATCAGCGGTGACGGGCGGTTCGTCGTCTTCGAGTCCGACGCCGACGGACTGGTGCCCGGGGACACCGACCAGTCCACCGACGTGTTCCTGCGCGACCTGCGCAAGGGCACCCTCCGGCAGGTCAGCGTGCGCGACGACGGCGGGCCCTACACGCTCGCCCACGACGCGAAGATCAGCGCCGACGGACGGTACGTCGTCTTCCAGGGCGGCACCGGGTCGGCCGAGGCAGGCGACTGGTTCTCGGGCGTCTTCCTCTGGGACCGGGTGAAGGACCGCACCGAGGTCGTCAGCCTCACCGACGACGGGAAACCGGCCTACTCCACCGACCCCGTGATCAGCCGCGACGGACGGTACATCGCCTTCGTCTCGTCGCTCGCCGACCACGGCGACACCGGCACCCGCATGTGGGCCGGCGTCTATGTCCGCGACCGCGAGGCCGGCACCACCCGCCTGGTCAGCGTCACCGAACCGCCGCCCACCGACGACGCGCACACCTGGATCATCGGCGCCCCCACCCTGAGCGCCGACGGCGGCCGTGTCGCCTACACCATGAGCCAGGCCAGGCCCGGACCGCACGGCGCCGCCTACACCTGGGACCGGCGCACCGGCGTCAAGGAACGCTTCGACCGCCCCGACCAGCGCACCGGCCGCCCCACCTTCAGCGGCGACGGCAGGTACGCGGTCTTCTCCTCGGCGGCACCCGACCTCGTGCCCGGGGACACCAACGGACTGGAGGACATCTTCGTCCGGGACATGAAGAAGGGCACCGTCGAGCGGATCTCCGTCGGCGCCACCGGCGAGCAGCTCGACGCCCGCTCGTACCAGCCGGTGATCAGCGAGGACGGCCGCCGCGTCGCCTTCGTCTCCGGCGCCACGAACCTCGTCGCGGGCGACACCGCCCACGGCCCGCTCTTCTCCCGCGACCTGCGCACCGGCCGCACCCAGCGGGTGACGGTCGCCGAGGGCGGCGGGGAGAGCGATCACCAGGGCTGGCCGTCCACCGCGGTCAGCCGGAACGGCAAGGCCGTGGCCTTCGACTCCTGGGCCTCGAACCTCGTGCCGGGCGACACGAACGACAACCGTGACGTGTTCGTCCGTCGGCTGCACTGA